Proteins from a genomic interval of Trifolium pratense cultivar HEN17-A07 linkage group LG6, ARS_RC_1.1, whole genome shotgun sequence:
- the LOC123892216 gene encoding LOW QUALITY PROTEIN: putative F-box protein At3g25750 (The sequence of the model RefSeq protein was modified relative to this genomic sequence to represent the inferred CDS: deleted 2 bases in 1 codon) produces the protein MSTTIDAIRFRSTCSLWRSILPPPPRPSSSYKLLTFQYLLDSKFRQLLQSKIYRLEPLVPTCSSSSSCSSNKGWIIKVEESTSGKLRQLDILTNIDISHIFPSTVLDFMNLRISELFETYNIYSSNVEDDLNSFERVNDIYRLVLLPVEGHGQMVFILNKDRKLRICSNNRYYNNLILVEDWITIYDDIIIYMEKVYVVDTNGILFWINFSSHMLVQSSPPLNSDGKKKYLVESHGRLYVFDMLYKRTRSNNIYNLTIAISVLVVDNDSTRWLRVSDLGDDAFVLGKDSNFSLSAKDYYGFEKNCIYFRIKDRAACFSLKDQEFKFVDHYSLWPCPTLFNSNF, from the exons ATGAGTACTACAATTGATGCTATTCGATTCCGCAGTACTTGTAGTTTATGGCGCTCCATtctccctcctcctcctcgTCCATCTTCCTCTTACAAACTTCTAACATTTCAATATCTTCTAGATAGTAAATTTAGGCAACTTCTCCAATCTAAAATATATCGTCTAGAACCATTAGTACCAACTTGTTCGTCGTCTAGTTCTTGTTCTTCTAATAAAGGGTGGATCATAAAGGTTGAAGAATCAACATCCGGTAAACTTCGTCAGTTAGATATTTTGACTAACATTGACATCTCACACATATTTCCGTCTACCGTGTTAGATTTCATGAACTTACGAATTAGTGAATTATTTGAAACATACAATATCTATTCTTCTAATGTTGAAGATGATTTAAATTCATTTGAACGTGTTAACGATATTTATCGATTAGTGTTGCTTCCTGTTGAAGGACATGGTCAAATGGTCTTTATCTTGAATAAAGATAGAAAATTGCGTATTTGCAGCAATAATAGATATTATAACAATTTGATATTAGTGGAAGATTGGATTACAATATATGatgatataattatttatatggaGAAGGTTTATGTTGTGGATACAAATGGAATTCTTTTCTGGATCAATTTTTCATCACATATGTTGGTACAATCTTCACCTCCTTTAAACAGTGATGGAAAAAAGAAGTATTTGGTAGAATCGCATGGGCGTCTATATGTGTTTGATATG TTATATAAAAGAACTCGATCAAATAATATCTACAATTTAACCATTGCTATAAGTGTTTTAGTTGTTGATAATGATTCAACTAGATGGCTTCGTGTATCGGACTTGGGTGATGATGCGTTTGTTTTGGGAAAAGATTCGAATTTTTCATTATCGGCTAAAGATTACTATGGATTCGAGAAGAATTGCATTTACTTTCGTATTAAAGACAGGGCTGCTTGTTTCAGCTTGAAGGATCAGGAGTTTAAGTTTGTTGATCATTACAGTTTATGGCCTTGCCCAACTTTGTTCAATTCTAATTTCTGA
- the LOC123887982 gene encoding protein FAR1-RELATED SEQUENCE 5-like, with product MEHTDESVDVESRDLHSTKGTDTYDLESNADEDDSYSGSSGDERSETESSETGEDASDNIGAAVHSEVNFDSITSDEIRAMEFATVSEAYEFYYRYGKCKGFAIRKASSRIKELDGNKVTQMKQFVCNRHGLREKKHLTRLDRKVEHRRLSRTNCEARFRVQYRKQKDRYVVTAFVECHNHELTPARFVHLHPVYRKISEADKAQIDGLQTRGIRTCHIMGYMIAQKGGYASVGFTKKDLYNYFDKKMRECIKDGDVVASLNYLNVKSSTDPMLYAEYAVDNSNGRMRSLFWADGSSRSDYFCFGDVLAFDTTYRKNKYNYPLVVFSGCNHHSQTVIFGAALVADETTETYKWVLNCFLECMEGKQPKAVVTDGDGAMREAIKQIFPDATHRLCAWHLNKNAVENVKDNPEFLDGFQKAMYSNFTKDEFEEYWSELIKETEVEQHPWVVKTYENRSLWATGYLRDQFFGRIRTTSQCEAVNAIIKTYVRTKGCIFEFMHNFDQVLRDYRNNELEADFKSKFTVPVLTTQLRVIESDAANTYTAEIFKEVKEQILKAGALIVKHKSDHGDTKIYTLTKFCNDTYERKVVFDGTTLQCSCKLFDSRGVPCSHIFYVMKDEHVDHIPRPLVLSRWTKDAKIEYLNNMECNGDVDSNVVEEARFGAYCSAFTSFCKEAAKKNGVYGQILDDIMKLQKKYCINDDPIIGTQNPAVGDPVAVKSKGAPKKKKKEPKSVRRCGKCNATTHNARTCSEGTQKATEPIVDLQSVSISDAISQMDEKKKRKATCNVDRSVQKKGSRPPIHRGAKATVTTQADTNGCYNQMHFQAQMDVTGTSRHLNAMCGVQPVMPMVPQMFQPMHLQPVYPMYGMSVGQTASSCYGMLQQSVGQSSRSCYSLLQQVEKAATDD from the exons ATGGAACACACCGACGAATCTGTTGACGTTGAGTCCAGAGACCTTCATTCCACTAAAGGTACTGATACGTATGATTTAGAATCGAATGCCGACGAGGATGACAGTTATTCAGGATCCAGTGGGGATGAAAGGTCAGAGACTGAAAGTTCAGAGACTGGCGAAGATGCATCTGATAATATTGGAGCTGCAGTTCATAGTGAGGTAAATTTTGATTCAATTACTTCTGATGAGATTCGAGCCATGGAATTTGCTACTGTTAGTGAagcttatgaattttattaCCGGTATGGTAAATGTAAGGGTTTTGCTATTAGGAAAGCTTCTAGTAGGATAAAAGAGTTAGATGGTAATAAAGTAACACAAATGAAGCAGTTTGTTTGCAACAGACATGGTTTAAGAGAGAAGAAACATTTAACCAGGTTAGATAGGAAAGTAGAACATAGACGTTTGAGCCGTACAAATTGTGAAGCTAGGTTTCGTGTGCAATACAGAAAACAAAAGGATAGATATGTAGTTACTGCTTTCGTAGAGTGTCATAACCATGAATTAACCCCAGCTAGGTTTGTTCACCTGCACCCTGTTTATCGTAAAATATCTGAAGCAGATAAGGCTCAGATTGATGGTCTTCAAACACGTGGAATTAGAACTTGTCATATAATGGGGTACATGATTGCCCAGAAGGGTGGATATGCTAGTGTTGGATTTACAAAGAAAGATTTGtacaattattttgataaaaaaatgcgtGAGTGTATTAAAGATGGTGATGTTGTCGCTTCTTTAAATTATCTTAATGTAAAGTCGTCTACTGATCCCATGCTATATGCTGAGTATGCCGTCGACAATAGTAATGGACGAATGAGGTCTCTATTTTGGGCTGATGGCAGTAGCAGATCAGACTACTTTTGTTTTGGTGATGTGCTTGCCTTTGACACGACTTACCGGAAGAATAAATACAACTATCCATTGGTTGTATTTTCAGGGTGTAACCACCATTCTCAGACAGTAATTTTTGGTGCTGCATTGGTAGCAGATGAAACGACGGAGACGTACAAGTGggtgttgaattgttttttagAGTGCATGGAAGGTAAACAACCAAAAGCAGTGGTAACAGATGGAGATGGGGCAATGAGGGAGGCCATAAAACAGATTTTTCCCGATGCCACCCACAGGTTATGTGCTTGGCATTTGAATAAGAATGCAGTTGAGAATGTGAAAGATAATCCAGAATTTTTGGACGGTTTTCAAAAAGCCATGTACTCAAATTTCACAAAGGATGAATTTGAAGAGTATTGGTCAGAGCTAATTAAAGAAACTGAAGTGGAACAACATCCATGGGTTGTCAAAACTTATGAGAATAGGTCACTATGGGCAACTGGATATCTACGTGATCAGTTTTTTGGACGTATAAGGACTACGTCTCAATGTGAAGCTGTTAATGCAATAATAAAGACTTATGTCAGGACGAAAGGCTGCATTTTTGAATtcatgcataattttgatcagGTTTTGAGAGATTACAGAAATAATGAATTGGAAGCTGATTTTAAGTCAAAGTTTACGGTACCTGTGTTGACAACTCAACTGCGTGTGATTGAGAGTGATGCCGCCAATACTTATACTGCGGAGATTTTCAAAGAAGTTAAAGAGCAAATTCTGAAGGCTGGTGCATTGATAGTTAAGCATAAAAGTGATCACGGGGATACAAAGATTTATACATTAACAAAATTTTGTAACGATACATATGAAAGGAAAGTTGTATTTGATGGTACCACATTGCAATGTTCGTGTAAGTTGTTTGATTCTCGCGGTGTTCCATGTTctcatatattttatgtcatgAAGGATGAACATGTTGATCATATTCCTAGGCCCTTGGTATTGTCGCGATGGACCAAGGATGCCAAAATTGAGTATTTGAACAACATGGAATGTAATGGTGATGTTGATTCGAACGTAGTTGAGGAAGCTCGTTTTGGTGCATATTGTTCGGCCTTTACAAGTTTTTGCAAAGAAGCTGCAAAAAAGAATGGTGTGTATGGCCAAATTTTGGATGACATtatgaaattacaaaaaaagtACTGCATTAATGATGATCCTATTATTGGGACACAAAATCCAGCAGTCGGTGATCCGGTGGCGGTTAAGAGTAAAGGTgctccaaagaaaaaaaagaaagaaccaAAATCTGTCAGGCGATGTGGAAAATGCAACGCTACAACTCATAATGCGAGGACATGTTCCGAG GGTACACAAAAAGCGACAGAACCAATAGTTGATTTGCAGTCGGTGTCGATATCTGATGCTATAAGCCAAATGGATGAG aaaaagaaaagaaaagcaacCTGCAATGTTGACAGAAGTGTGCAAAAGAAGGGTTCACGTCCACCGATACACCGTGGCGCTAAGGCCACAGTGACAACACAAGCAGACACAAATGGATGTTACAATCAAATGCATTTCCAAGCACAGATGGATGTTACAGGCACAAGCAGACATTTAAATGCAATGTGTGGAGTTCAACCTGTTATGCCGATGGTACCTCAAATGTTTCAACCAATGCATTTGCAACCCGTATACCCAATGTATGGAATGAGTGTTGGGCAAACTGCAAGTTCGTGCTACGGTATGCTACAACAGAGTGTCGGGCAATCTTCACGTTCGTGCTACAGTCTGCTACAACAAGTTGAAAAGGCTGCTACTGATGATTGA
- the LOC123892510 gene encoding deoxyhypusine hydroxylase-like → MPSDSLNDVASCSSETEKFLCDLLLDSTQPISERFRALFSLRNLKGPAPRTALIQATRDSSNLLAHEAAFALGQMQEQEAIPALTSVLNDLSLHPIVRHEAAEALGAIGSDSNVSLLKHSLNSDPAQEVRETCELALQRILNLKHDATNDDLTAPGISPFKSVDPAAPATSCSSVNQLRELLLDEEKGMYERYAALFALRNDGGNEAVAAIIDSLGSKSALLKHEVAYVLGQLQNKAASAALSNILRDVNEHPMVRHEAAEALGSIADNQSVALLEEFTADPEPLVSQSCQVALSMLEFERSGKSFEFLFMRTPIVH, encoded by the exons ATGCCTTCGGATTCGCTGAACGACGTCGCTTCGTGCTCTTCTGAGACGGAGAAGTTCCTCTGCGACTTGCTGTTGGACTCAACTCAACCCATCTCTGAACGCTTCAGAGCCCTCTTCTCTCTTCGCAACCTCAAAGGTCCCGCTCCTCGCACCGCCCTAATTCAAG CAACTAGAGATTCATCAAATTTGTTAGCACATGAAGCTGCATTTGCATTAGGTCAAATGCAAGAACAGGAAGCCATTCCTGCATTGACCTCGGTTCTTAATGATCTTTCTTTGCATCCCATTGTTCGCCACGAG GCAGCTGAAGCACTTGGTGCTATTGGTTCGGATAGTAACGTTTCTTTGTTGAAACATAGTTTGAATTCTGATCCAGCTCAAGAGGTTCGAGAAACGTGTGAATTGGCTCTTCAACGTATTCTGAATTTAAAACATGATGCTACTAATGATGATTTGACTGCACCTGGTATTTCTCCGTTTAAGTCTGTTGATCCAGCAGCACCGGCCACATCTTGTTCTTCAGTTAATCAACTAAG ggAGTTACTTCTTGACGAGGAAAAAGGGATGTATGAGCGCTATGCAGCTCTTTTCGCACTTCGAAACGATGGTGGAAATGAAGCTGTTGCTGCTATTATTGATTCCTTGGGTTCCAAGAGTGCTTTACTGAAACACGAG GTTGCATATGTTTTGGGCCAATTGCAAAACAAAGCTGCTTCAGCTGCTCTATCCAATATACTTAGAGATGTGAATGAGCACCCAATGGTTAGACACGAGGCTGCTGAAGCTCTTGGTTCAATTGCAG ATAACCAAAGCGTAGCCCTTCTTGAGGAGTTTACAGCAGATCCAGAGCCTCTTGTCTCTCAAAGTTGTCAAGTTGCTCTAAGCATGCTAGAATTTGAAAGATCAGGGAAATCATTTGAG TTCCTGTTCATGCGCACTCCAATTGTACATTAA
- the LOC123892215 gene encoding uncharacterized protein LOC123892215, whose amino-acid sequence MASSSRQRNVSMNPVKPEPVDVIWLSSDDEGDNVYQRSQRFERRVANRDANRDANRVANSVANNVAQRTANNVAQRTANNVANNAGKRRVDNNVAQRVIKDRNEICEWITQVTPAMQNLKRKQTLHIPAWVVKRALKDKCDIYLRSAETKRTYESAILDPGRSSQRYIGDGWYDFVEVHRPKVGDVLHFSLKPPYKLMVVSLMRQKPRTR is encoded by the exons ATGGCGTCCTCGTCCAGACAAAG GAATGTAAGTATGAACCCAGTCAAACCAGAGCCTGTTGACGTAATATGGTTAAGTTCAGATGACGAAGGTGATAATGTTTATCAGAGGTCTCAGAGGTTTGAGAGGAGGGTTGCTAATAGGGATGCTAATAGGGATGCTAATAGGGTTGCTAATAGTGTTGCTAACAATGTTGCTCAAAGGACTGCTAACAATGTTGCTCAAAGGACTGCTAACAATGTTGCTAACAATGCTGGTAAGAGGAGGGTGGATAACAATGTTGCTCAAAGAGTGATTAAGGACAGGAATGAAATCTGTGAATGGATAACACAAGTTACACCAGCTATGCAGAATTTGAAGAGGAAACAAACACTG CACATTCCTGCGTGGGTTGTGAAGCGTGCTCTAAAAGACAAGTGCGACATTTACTTGCGATCTGCAGAGACGAAACGTACATATGAAAGTGCTATTTTGGATCCGGGACGCTCGTCGCAGAGATACATTGGAGATGGTTGGTATGACTTTGTTGAAGTGCACAGGCCTAAAGTTGGTGACGTCCTCCACTTTTCTCTGAAACCACCTTATAAGTTAATGGTTGTTTCATTGATGCGCCAGAAGCCTCGCACCCGCTGA
- the LOC123891589 gene encoding F-box protein At2g26160-like gives MMNMNKKECSQLYLPEELWAIIFKKLKSPLDVVRFRSTCSLWHSFLPPPTLSFNLCIPHQEYFLEQTKIYRIQPSPHDQDPSTSPCSNNKGWLIKVFQNTDSSKFYLFNLFTNQRLSSLKVNLMNVRVVELFELYTLCQRYKNNFGFAPDSIFHIVILFSVEGRCMVFALYTDKKLRVSNIGEQKFTILKKDDYGGKRYFDFDDIILYKGQVYVVDEIGTIFWINTLSLKLVQFSPKNSSCGEERQPMNFDKRLVEYDGNLYVVDLYIDGDDEKYRRLSYLSRGVYVKVYKFDQEWGKWLDVKDLCDVSFVLGKDSNFALLAQDYHGCERNCIYFYYQCRASCFSLENLEFKLAKSFWPCPTLFYSMTC, from the coding sequence ATGATGAATATGAATAAGAAAGAGTGTTCACAATTGTATCTTCCAGAAGAATTATGGGCAATTATATTCAAAAAACTCAAATCTCCACTTGATGTTGTTCGATTCCGCAGTACATGTAGTTTATGGCACTCTTTTCTTCCTCCTCCAACTCTCTCTTTCAACCTTTGCATTCCACATCAAGAATATTTTCTAGAACAAACCAAAATATATCGCATTCAACCATCACCACATGATCAGGACCCTTCAACTTCTCCTTGTTCTAATAATAAAGGGTGGCTCATCAAAGTCTTTCAGAATACAGATTCCTCCAAATTTTATCTCTTTAATCTTTTCACTAACCAGAGACTCTCAAGTCTAAAAGTAAATTTGATGAATGTTCGAGTTGTGGAGTTGTTTGAACTATATACTCTATGTcaaagatataaaaataattttgggtttGCACCTGATAGTATTTTTCACATAGTAATTCTATTTTCAGTTGAAGGTCGTTGCATGGTCTTTGCACTATATACTGATAAAAAGTTGAGAGTTTCCAATATTGGAGAACAGAAATTTACCATATTAAAAAAGGATGATtatggaggaaaaaggtatttTGATTTTGACGATATAATACTTTACAAGGGACAAGTTTATGTTGTGGATGAAATAGGAACTATTTTTTGGATCAATACTTTGTCCTTAAAGTTGGTTCAGTTTTCACCAAAAAACTCCAGTTGTGGTGAAGAGAGACAACCGATGAATTTTGATAAGCGATTAGTAGAGTATGATGGAAATCTCTATGTGGTTGATTTATATattgatggtgatgatgaaaaGTATCGCAGACTTAGTTACTTATCGAGGGGTGTTTATGTGAAAGTTTATAAGTTTGATCAAGAATGGGGTAAATGGTTAGATGTAAAAGATCTATGTGATGTTTCGTTTGTTTTGGGTAAAGACTCAAATTTTGCATTGTTGGCTCAAGATTATCATGGATGTGAAAGAAATTGCATCTACTTCTATTATCAATGTAGGGCTTCTTGTTTCAGCTTGGAGAATTTAGAATTTAAGCTTGCTAAAAGTTTTTGGCCTTGTCCAACTTTGTTCTATTCTATGACCTGTTAA